The Deltaproteobacteria bacterium sequence CGCGGGTCTACGACGGTCGCAACGGAGATGTGGTGTACTCGCGGTACCGCACGTCGTGCACCTGGTACGAGAACCCGGTGATCGCGGATACCGACGCCGACTTCGGGGCCGAGATCGTCGTCGGCTCGAACACGAACTGCCGCGTGACCTGCCCGGCGGTCGATCCGATTTTCGACGGCATTCGCTGTTTCGACGAATCCGACTGTCCCGGCGCGACCACGTGCCGGCGGGACGCTCCGACCGACGCGACCGGCCGGTGCCGTTGTTCCGTCAGCGCCGACTGCGGCGGCGACGGATTCGCGTGCCTCGATCCGATCGCGGGGCCGTCGCCCAACGGCAAGGTGTGCCGCGCCGGGCACCCGGGACCGGCGACGGCGTTCGGGCTGCGCGTGATCGGCGATCGGCTGGGGCGCTGGGTCGACACGCGGCGCATCTGGAATCAGCACGCGTACGCGGTCACGAACGTGCTCGACGACGGTCGCGTGCCGCGAACGAGCGCGTGGATGCGCAACTGGACCGTTCCCTCGCTCAACAACTTCCGCCAGAACGCACCGGGCGCGGGGGCCGGCGTCGGCATCATGCCGGATCTCACGGTGAAACAGGCAACGCTGGCGTGTACGGCGCCGGGCGCCGGCGACCTCGACATCGAGGTCTGCAACCGAGGGACCGAGCCGGTCGCCGACGGCGTGGCGGTGGCGGTGTACCTGCCCGGGGGAGACCTCGCCTGTACGGCCGCGACCGGCAGCGTGTTGCGGCCCGGAAACTGTACGACCGTCACCTGTGCGGCGACCGGGCTGCCGACCGCGACCCCGGTGTCGGTGCGCATCGCCGTCGACGACGACGGGACGGGCGCGGAGGAGCACACGGAGTGTCGTGAACACAACAACGGCCTGCTCCTCGACGACGTCGTGTGCCCCTGACCCGACCGGGACCGGGCGGGCGTTCGTCGCACGGCCGTGCGTGCGGCGCGCGGTGCGCTCGCGTCGCGTCCGTTCGTCGCGGTGGCGGCTCCGGGCCCCACGGCGAGCGGTGCCGCCGGGACGGGGCGCCCTCGCGCAGGGGTTCATCCGCAAGGAGTCCGGGCCCGGGCCACGGCGGCCGCGTTCGGCGGGGTGAGGCGATCGGCTCGCTCGCGCGAGCGGCGGCGGCGTGGCCGGCGGTTGCGCATGTGTCCGAGGCGTGCACAGTTGCGGCGCGCGGCGGGCAAGGCCTTCGCGTAGTTGTCATGGCACTCGCGTTGCACGCGCGTCGGGCATGGCTCGACTCGCCGCCGGACTGCCTCTGATCGCCGCCGTGGCCGTCGGATGCACCGTCGATCTGGGCGGCTCGCTGCCCGGAACTCCGCCGGCGGACGCGGGCGCCGGCGACGGCGGCGCGGACGGCGGCGACGGCGGAGGGGAGCGCGCGCTGCTGTCGGTCGCGTTCGCCACGCGCGAGTCGATCCCGGGCAAGGTCGGCGGCCCGCGCGAGGCCGAGGTGGAGCTCGTGGAACTCGCGATGGACGACCTGCGCGCGATCGGCGATGTGGGCGCCACCGGCGCGGTCGCGGTCGACCTGGTATGGGACGAGGAGGAGCGGCCTCGGCCGATCGGGCTGGCCGGCGTGACGGCCGGCCTGTACGCGCAACTGCGCGGCACCGTGCGACGCTACGCCGTCTACGGCGAGGTGGAGATCGCGCAGGGCAACGTCGAGTTCGAGATCGTCGACGACGCGCCGCCGCCGTCGGTTGCGCTCGCGGTCGACCTCGGCGCGCTGGTCGTCGCGGCGGGGACCGCTCACGAAATCGACGTCGACATTCACCTGAAGCGGGTGCTCGAAGTCGTGCCGTGGGATTCCATCGCACCAGACCCGGACGGCGTGATCCGGATCGACGGCGCCGACGCTGCGGCGATCGACGCGGTGCGGTCGCGGTGGCCGTCGGCGTTTTCGCTCGGCGACTGAGGTGCGGTCGCGCGGGCGGTCGGCCGCGGGCCGCGCACCCGCGGCGGGCGGGCATCAGCTAGCAGGCGGCAGCGCATCGCCGCTGGCTGCGGTCGCGATCGGCGGGCGATCTCCAGCGTACGCCCTCGCGCCCTTCGGTCCGGTATGGTGTACGCGCCCGTGCGCCGCGGGCGTGCGCCGAACCTCGCCTCGCATCTCGCCACCTCGCTGGCGCGCCGATACCCTACGGCCTAGCGCCGTGGCGACAGGGTCTCGCGCACCACGACGTCGTTGCCGGCGGTGACCGTGACGCTGACCTGCTTGTCCGCGTACCCGGGGTTACCGTACAGCCGCAGCGTGTAGCGGCCCGCGGGGAGCCGCAGCGCGCACGGCGTCTCGTCGCAGCCTTCGCGCCGGCCGACGACGGCGACGCGGGACCAGGGCGCGGCGCTGATGCGCACCGTGCCGATCGCCGCGGCCCCCGCGTCGGCGCGCTCGCGGCGCGCACGCGTCGCGGCGTCGCGGCGGCGGCGCGCATGCGGCGGCCGGCTCGGCCGTCCGGCGGTGCGCGCCGGTTCGTCCACCGCGTCGTGGCGTCCCGCGGCGCCGGCGTCCGGCGAGAGCGCGGTTTCCGTTGCCGATGCATCGAGCGCGGGCGGCGCGGCAGACGACGGCAGCGCGGCGGGGATCGGTCCGGCGTCGACCGCGAAGTCGGCGCGCGCAGCCGCCGCGATCGGTGCCCGCGCGGCGGTGCCGCTCGAACCAGTCGCGTACCAGCCCGCGGCAGTGGCCGCGGCGACCGCGACGGCACCCCACACGGCCGCCGACCACGCCGCCGGTGGGCGCGACCGGGCTGCCGTACCGCGCGCGGTGGCGCCGGTCGCCGCCGTCGTCGCGGCGCTCGCGGCGCCGTCGCCGGCCGGTTCCCTGGCGGACCGCGCGGCGTCGCTGTCGCCGTCACTCGCCGGTCCTCCGGCGGACTGCGCGGCGTCGCCGGCCGGCCGGGCGCTGTCGGCCGTACGGGCGCCGGCCGGTTCGTCGGCGACCGTCTCGGCGACCGACCGTGCGGTCTCGTCGCCGGCGGCCAGCGTCGCGACGACGCCGTCGAGCCCGTCGTCGAGAAACGTCGCCACCGGCCCGCCCGGAGCCGGCAGCGTCTCGTCGGTGGCCGGGTCGGTCGGGGCGTCCGGGAGCAGCTCTGCGAGCCACGCCGCGAGCCGCACCACCGGGGGGGTCCGATCCGCGCCCGCCGCGCGAGCCGACACGAGGTAGTCGTCGAGGGCGAGCTGCATCGCGCGCGCGGTCGGGTACCGCTCTTCCAGTGGTGCAGTTGCGCGAGCAACGATCGCGCGCAGCGGCGCGGGCGTGCCGGCGTCGTCCAGCGGCGGCACAGCGCCGGCCCGCGCCTGCGCGAGCAGCGCCGCGGCGTCTTTCGCGTCGTAGGCGCGGCGGCCGGCGAGCGCCTCGTACAGCACGAGGCCGAGCGAGAACACGTCGGCGCGGCCATCGACGGCGTCGCCTCGCGCTTGTTCGGGAGCCATGTACGCCGGGGTGCCGCGCACGCGCTGTGCGCCGACCTCGGTCTCGGTGGTCGCCACGCCGAAGTCGACCAGCTTGACCTCGCCCGATCGCGACAGCAGCACGTTACGCGGCGTGACGTCGCGGTGCACGATCGCCGGCTCGGAGCTGTGGGCGTAGTCGAGCGCCTGGCACGCCTCCATCACCACGTAGGCGGCCACGACCGGGTCCATCCGCTCGCCTCGCGCGCGGGCGCGTTCGAACACGGCCGCCAGGTCGACGCCGTCGACGAACTCCATGACGAGGAACAACTCGTCGCCGGCGCGCCCGAAGTCGAACATCGGCACGATGTTCTTGTGCGCGAGCGACATCGACAGCCGCGCCTCTTGCACGAACAACTCGAGGAACCGCGGGTCGCGCGCGCGCTCGCGGCGGATGCGCTTGACGACGAGCTTCTTCTCGACGCCGCCGGGGCCGCGCCGGCGCGCGAGGAACACCTCGGCCATGCCCCCGCGTCCGAGCGGGCGGACCAGTTCGTAGCGGCCGACCATCTGGCCCATTTCCGGCATTATATCGCGGGGATCGCCGCTTGCCCGCGCCGGCCGGGTGCGCAAAGATCCACGCAGATGGGTTCGCGCGTGGCCGCCGCAGCCGCCGTGCTCCTGGCGTCGGCCGTCGCCGTCGCCGAGCCACCGCCGATGATCGTGCTGTTCGATCCGGAGGGTGCGCCCGCGCTGCGCGACGCGCTCGACGGCGTCGCGCGCCGCAACGGCACCGCGTTCGTGGATCGGTCGCCGCCGGCGCCGCCGCCGCCGCGCGCCGGTCATTACCTCGCCCGCGGGATCGACGCCTACCATCGGCTCGAGTACGAGACGGCGCTCGCGCAGCTCGATGCCGGCCTGGCGGAGGCTGCGCGCACCGGCGCGCTGGGCCTCGCGCCGAGCGAGCTGTCCGACCTGCTGCTGTACCGCGCCTTGGTGCGGACCGAACAGGGCGACGCCGCGCGGGCGTGGGACGACATGGTGGGCGCCGCGGTCATCGATCCCACGCGGCGCCTCGACCCGGCGCGGTTTCCGCCGCGCGCGGCCGATGCGTTCGCGCGTGCGGTGGCCGCCGTCACCGCCGGCGAACCGATCGCCCTGCGCGTGCAGGTGCCGTCGGGGTGCGACGTCGCGGTCGACGCGCGCTCGGTCGCGCCCGGTGTCGACGTGGAGGTGTTCGCGGGCGAGCACTACGTGCGGGCGGCCTGTCCCGGCGCGATCCCGTTCGGGGCGGTCGTGTCCGTCGCGCGGTCGCCGCACGTGGTGACCCCGGCCATCGTTCCGATCGCGCCGCCGGACGCGCGCGACGTGGCGGCGTGGGTGCGCCGGCGCGGCGGGGAGTCGTTCATCTACGCGGTCGCGTCGCGATCGGTCGACCTGCCGGCGACCGTCGCGCTGCGCCTGGTCGACGCGACCACGGCGCGCGAGCGCGGCGCCGTGATCGTCGCGGCGGCCGGCGACGTCGGCGCCGCGGCGCAGCGGCTCATCGATCGGGTCGTGCGGCCGCCCGCGCCAATCGTCAAGGTGGTGCCGCCGCCGCCGGCGCCGTGGTATCGCCGCCCGTGGGTGTGGGGCATCGCGGGCGCCGCCGTGGCGACCGCCGTCCTCGTGCCGCTGCTGTCGGACACCGGGCCGAGCGACCGGTTCGACGTGGCGCCCGAGGTGCGACCGTGACCGGGGCGACCGGCGTCATCGCGCGCGCGGTGGCGGTCGCCGCGCTCGCCGCTACCGGCTGCGCCGACGGCGGTGGCGTGACGTTGCGGCCGGTCATCGAGCTGCCCCCCGCGACGTCGGACGCCTATCCGATGGCGGCGCTCGACCAGTGGACCCTGTCGATCGCCGAGCAGGGCGATCCGTCGCCGCTGAGCCTGCAGACGCGCGAGCCGCCGTCGCCGCCGACGCTCGCCGGCGTCCCGTTCGGCGACGATCTCGTCGTCCACCTCAGCGGCACGTCGGCCGGCGTCGAGATCGCCTACGGGCGCACGTGCGCGGTGTCCGTACCGGGCGACGTGCTCGAGCCGCACCTGTACTTCGCGCGCACGGTGAGCTGGGGGCCGGCGCCGCGCCCGGCTGCGGGCAATCGGCGGCGCGCGGGCGGCTATCAACGCCTCGACGGCGCGGCCGTGCTCGCCGGCGGGGCCGACGGCGCCACCGCGATCGAGGTGTTCGATCCGCGCGCGGGTGCGTTCTCGACGCTCGCGTCGCAGCTCGCGCCGCGCGACGGCGCCACTCTGTCGCCGCTGCTCGACGGCCGGGCTCTGATCGTCGGCGGTCGCGATCCCGACGGCGCGCTGGTTGCGCTCGCGGAGATCCTCGATGCCAAGAGCGACGCGATCGCCGCGCGCAGCGAGGGCGTTCCGGCCGTGTCGGAGCACGCGGCTGCCACCCTGGTCGACGGCTCGGTGATCGTGGCCGGCGGCGTCGGCCCCGCGGGAGTGACCGCGCAGGCGTGGGAGTTCGGCGTCGATGCGGCCGGCCAGATTGCCGCTCCACGGTTGCTGTTCGACGGGTTGGCGCTCGCGCGCGCCGGCCATACGATGACGCGTCTCGGCGACGATGTGGGCGCGGATGTGCTCGTCGTCGGCGGCCGCGACGCGTCGGGGGCGCCCGTCGGCCTCGCCGAACTGTATCGCCCGCTGTTCGAGTCGTTCGAAACGATCGAGGGGAGCGGCTCCACGATGATCGCGCCGCGCTGGGGCCATCGCGCCGTCCGCATGCCCGGGGGCTTCGTCCTGATTCTCGGCGGCGTCGACCCGGAGCCGGTGACTCAGCTCGAACTGTACGATCCGGGCCTGGGCACGTTCGTGGACGCCGGTCAGCTTCCCGAGGGGGCCGGCGTGACCGGGATGTCGGCGACGCCGCTGCCGGACGGTGGCGTGTTGATCGCCGGCGGGTTCGACGCGGCCGGACAGCGGACCGCGTCGGCGTTCGTCGCGCGCCTCGACGAGATCGACGGGCGGCTCGTGGTGGTCGGTACCGACTCGCTCGACGTGCCCCGCGCCGACCACACCGCCGTGCCGCTGTGCGACGGGACCATCCTCGTCGTCGGCGGCGCCGACGACCCCGACGCGCCGGCCGAGCGCTACAACCCGTCGAGCACCGGCCGCCGGTAGCGAAACGCTCGGGTGGTCTTCGATCGGACGACCCGGCGGTGCTCGAACTCTACCTGCGCGCGCTCGCGGGCTTCGGCTTGAGCCCGTATTTTTCGAGCTTGTAGATCAGCGCGCGGCGCGACAGGCCCAGCTTGCGCGCAGCGCGCGTCTGGTTGCCGCCGGTCGCCTCGAGCGCCGCGACGATCGCGGCGCGCTCGACGTCCGCGATTCGCTCGCGCACGTCGACGACCTCATGGGCGCCCGCGGTCGACGACCGCGCCAGCGGCGACGCCAACCCTTGTTCGCGTATGCGGTCGGGCAGGTGGTGTACCTCGATCACACCCGAGGTATTGAGGACGATCGCGCGCTCCATCGCGTTGCGCAGCTGGCGCACGTTGCCGGGCCAATGGTAGCTGCGCAACACGTCAGCCGCGTCGGGAGACAGCATCGGCGTCGGGACGCCGAGTTCACGCGCCGCCTGGCGCAGGAAATGCTCCGCGAGCGGCACAATCTCGCCGCGGCGATCGCGCAGCGGCGGCACGACGATGGTGAACGCCGATATGCGGAAGAACAGGTC is a genomic window containing:
- a CDS encoding PEGA domain-containing protein, with the protein product MVGVDPAGEVMTGARRRRRRRRPIHERGAVAARDAVERVAQRGRTLRIEQHDHRRWLGDGDGRRQEHGGCGGHARTHLRGSLRTRPARASGDPRDIMPEMGQMVGRYELVRPLGRGGMAEVFLARRRGPGGVEKKLVVKRIRRERARDPRFLELFVQEARLSMSLAHKNIVPMFDFGRAGDELFLVMEFVDGVDLAAVFERARARGERMDPVVAAYVVMEACQALDYAHSSEPAIVHRDVTPRNVLLSRSGEVKLVDFGVATTETEVGAQRVRGTPAYMAPEQARGDAVDGRADVFSLGLVLYEALAGRRAYDAKDAAALLAQARAGAVPPLDDAGTPAPLRAIVARATAPLEERYPTARAMQLALDDYLVSARAAGADRTPPVVRLAAWLAELLPDAPTDPATDETLPAPGGPVATFLDDGLDGVVATLAAGDETARSVAETVADEPAGARTADSARPAGDAAQSAGGPASDGDSDAARSAREPAGDGAASAATTAATGATARGTAARSRPPAAWSAAVWGAVAVAAATAAGWYATGSSGTAARAPIAAAARADFAVDAGPIPAALPSSAAPPALDASATETALSPDAGAAGRHDAVDEPARTAGRPSRPPHARRRRDAATRARRERADAGAAAIGTVRISAAPWSRVAVVGRREGCDETPCALRLPAGRYTLRLYGNPGYADKQVSVTVTAGNDVVVRETLSPRR